The genomic interval CTGCGCCCGTAATCATATTTTTTATATAATCTGCGTGTCCCGGACAATCAACATGAGCATAATGTCTAGCAGGTGAATCATATTCAACGTGAGATGTTGCAATAGTGATACCTCTTTCTTTTTCTTCCGGAGCGTTATCGATAGCGGAAAAATCGGTTACTTCTGCTAACCCTTTACCCGCTAATACTTTTGAAATCGCTGCCGTCAAAGTTGTCTTACCGTGGTCAACGTGACCAATCGTACCAATGTTTACATGTGGTTTGGTACGTTCGAAATTAGCTTTAGCCATGTTTCTTAGTTTTAATCGTTAATTATTTATTATTCAAAATTACACATACTATAATGAGCCAACGATGGGAATTGAACCCATGACCTCTTCCTTACCAAGGAAACGCTCTACCCCTGAGCTACGTCGGCTAATTCAATTCATCTACATAGGGTATACTTGAATATGAGCGGGAAACCGGATTCGAACCGGCGACCCTCAGCTT from Flavobacteriales bacterium carries:
- the tuf gene encoding elongation factor Tu (EF-Tu; promotes GTP-dependent binding of aminoacyl-tRNA to the A-site of ribosomes during protein biosynthesis; when the tRNA anticodon matches the mRNA codon, GTP hydrolysis results; the inactive EF-Tu-GDP leaves the ribosome and release of GDP is promoted by elongation factor Ts; many prokaryotes have two copies of the gene encoding EF-Tu) codes for the protein MAKANFERTKPHVNIGTIGHVDHGKTTLTAAISKVLAGKGLAEVTDFSAIDNAPEEKERGITIATSHVEYDSPARHYAHVDCPGHADYIKNMITGA